CGAGTACGAGGAGCGCGAGCGTGCACTCCAGGCGTCGAACGAACGGCTCGAGCAGTTCGCCTACGCGGCCTCTCACGACCTGCAAGAACCCCTGCGAATGATCACGAGCTATCTGCAGCTACTCGATCGCCGGTACGGCGACGACCTCGACGAGGACGCCGAGGAGTTCCTCGCGTACGCGGTCGACGGCGCCGACCGAATGCGCGACATGATCGAGGGGCTACTCGCGTACTCCCGGATCGAAACCAAGGGCGACCCCTTCGAACCCGTCGACTTGAACGCGGTGCTCGAGGACGTTCGCGAGGATCTCCAGCTCGCGGTCCGGGAGAGCGACGCCGAGATCACGGCCGAGGAGCTGCCCCGCGTCGAGGCCGATCCGGGTCAGCTGCGCCAGGTCTTCCAGAACCTGCTGGACAACGCGATCACCTACAGCGGCGACGATCCGCCGCGGGTCCACGTCGACGCGAGACGGCGGGGTGAGCGGTGGGTCGTCTCGGTCCACGACGATGGGATCGGGATCGAGTCCGAGAACAGCGAGCGGGTGTTCACCGTTTTCGACCGCCTGCACAGCCACGAGCAGTACGAGGGAACGGGGATCGGGCTCGCGCTCTGTCAGCGGATCGCCGAACGCCACGGCGGCGAGATCTGGGTCGATTCGGAACCCGGCGAGGGGGCGACGTTCTCGGTCGCGCTGCCCGCTGTCGGGGAGTCGCCGACCCCGTCGCGCTGATCGGCGCCGACTAGAACTGGATGTGGGAGCTCGAGCTCGGCCCCTCGTCGCCGTCGTCGTCGCTCGTCCCGCCCTCCCGGAGGAAGCTGACGTCGTCGTCGGTTAGATACACCGCTCCGTCCTCGACGGCGATCTCGACGTCGACCAGCGTCGTGTCCGCCGCCTCCCCGTTGTCGCAGTAACCCGAGCAGGTCTCGAACATCGAGCCGTGTTTCGGGCAGACGATCTCCCCGTCGCGGATCACGGCGCCGACGTCCTCGCGGTGGAGTCGCTGGTCCTCGTGGGTACACCGGTTGATCCACGCCTCGACGGGCTCGCGGTCGTCGTCGTGACAGGGGACGAGGATTACTTCTTCCTCGTCGCCCCGACCGTCCCGCACCGTAAACAGCCAGGAGCCGTCTTCGAGAACCGTTTCGACGCTCGTCAGTCGGTGGCGAACCGCCATACCCTCGCTTGGACGGCGGGTGGCTTAGGCGTCGGGGCCGCTCTCGACGAGTTCCTCGAGCGTCGCGCCGATTTCGGCGAGATACTCCTCGGGCTCGTACCCCATACGGACGATCCAGACGTCCTGATAGGACGGGTGGAGGATCGGAACGAGCCAGGTGTCGAGGGTCTCGCAGCGAACGGGCTCGAGGACGGCGTCGATGAACCCGTCGAGCACCCGGCCCTCGGCCGCCAGCACGGATTTCGTCGCGTGTTTGCCCGTCGCGAGGACGACGTCGGGCTCGAGGGTCTCGACCTCGGTCACCAGGTGGGCCCGGCAGTTCGCCCGCTCCTCGTCGGTCGGCTCGCGGTTGCTGGCCGAGGCGTCCTCGCTCGCGGTTTCACCGCTTTCAGTCGAGGAGCGTGGCTCCTCGCTCGCGGGAAAACACTTCACGGCGTTCGTGTAGTAGGCGTCCTCGTCGTAGCCGACCGTCTCGAGCATCCGTCGGATCCGTCGGCCGGAGTGACGGGAGGTGTAGGCCTTGCCCGTCCAGTTGCCGCCCTTCCAGCGGTCGGCGTCGGGGTTTCCGGAGCCGGGTGCCTCCCCGACGACCAACACGTCGGCGTCGAGCGGTCCCGTTCCCCACGAGATGCAGTTGCGGTTCTCCGCGAGGGCGGGACACCGCCGACAGCCGGGCTCGATGACGTTTCTCGAGTCGGGAAACGGCGGCTCGACTGGTCCGGAGTCGTCGTTCGAAGCTGGCACGGGTTCGCTCGGCGCTCGAGGGGGATAGGCGAGTCGGATCGGAACGGGCGAGGGACAAGCTTACCTTCGTCAGGCGGCTCTCGGAGGATAATGGCTTCCGAACTCGTTGCAGAATCGCTTTCGTTGCTACTGTACACCCTTGTTGCCGTCGTGCTCACCGCGGGCGGGCTCGCCGCCGAGTACGCGAGCGCCCAGCACTTCGGCTCCGGGGAGGCGATGGTCGCGGTCTGGCTCGCTGCCATCGGCGCGATCATGCTGTACGCCGGCGTCTACGGTATCGGCTATCAGAAGGTCCTGGCGTCGCTTCGTTCGAGCTAGGCGGTGTTGGCGAGCGCGGCCGCGTCGTGGACGAGTTTTCCCAACAGCGCGAGTCCGCTCCCGTAGTAACAGATCGTACCGGCGACGACGGTGAGCGTGCCGATCCCGTCGGAGAGCGCACTCAGCAGGCCCGGCGACGCGACGCCTCCGCTCGCCGTCGTTCCCGTTTCGATCAGCCACCACCCCAGCACGACGAGGACGACGAGTTGCACCACCGCCCGATCGACCAGCAGGCCGATCGCGTCCCGTGCCGCGAGCGATCGGGGGGTCGGTTCAGTCGCCATCGGATCGCTCCCCCGGGACGTCCTCGTGGCTGGATCCCCAAATCGCGGCGTCCCGCATCGCGAGCCGGGTACCGACGTACGACGCCGCCGTCAGAACGGCGAAGACGAACGTGAGCCCGATCAAACTGTTAATCGCCATGCGGAGTACAACAGTAATCCAACAGATAATATTTGTTCTACGTTCGGATGGCGAACGGAAAACCGACAGGGTCCGGAACGGACGCTTTCGCACCTCGCGTCGACGGTGACTGCGGGATCCGTCCTCGAGCTGGACCTGCAATATCGATTCCTCTTTACCGTCCCGTGCAATTACGTCTGGTATGAGCAGGTTCGACGAGGTCGACGACCAGTACGACCCCCACACCCTGGAACAGCGGGTGTTCGACTACTGGGACGACGTCGACGCCTACGAACAGACGGTCGAGCACCGATCCGACGGCGAAT
This genomic window from Natronococcus occultus SP4 contains:
- a CDS encoding Rieske (2Fe-2S) protein, which produces MAVRHRLTSVETVLEDGSWLFTVRDGRGDEEEVILVPCHDDDREPVEAWINRCTHEDQRLHREDVGAVIRDGEIVCPKHGSMFETCSGYCDNGEAADTTLVDVEIAVEDGAVYLTDDDVSFLREGGTSDDDGDEGPSSSSHIQF
- a CDS encoding uracil-DNA glycosylase; this translates as MPASNDDSGPVEPPFPDSRNVIEPGCRRCPALAENRNCISWGTGPLDADVLVVGEAPGSGNPDADRWKGGNWTGKAYTSRHSGRRIRRMLETVGYDEDAYYTNAVKCFPASEEPRSSTESGETASEDASASNREPTDEERANCRAHLVTEVETLEPDVVLATGKHATKSVLAAEGRVLDGFIDAVLEPVRCETLDTWLVPILHPSYQDVWIVRMGYEPEEYLAEIGATLEELVESGPDA